The proteins below are encoded in one region of Lactuca sativa cultivar Salinas chromosome 3, Lsat_Salinas_v11, whole genome shotgun sequence:
- the LOC111911535 gene encoding histidine kinase 5 isoform X2: MEDDHVEDTEVEVLSSTWPEDINEAGKKFSVEKPGLHEDMLEDVAFIEEPSIVDFTRLVELTSYSEKGSSQLAYLVKNWEYKQENAVRLLREELENLRKQQHEVKLKNLDIFEQNRFEGDKRPVSVLDEGYENFQDVPEKINDVIAEDKRVEIDAEYDTVIYWKQKALHLGKLLEESVEREHILLEKLEESIENLEKQSSPVEELSQILKRADNFLHFVLQNAPVVIGHQDNELRYRFIYNHFPSLQEEDIIGKTDEEIFKGGGVKESQDFKREVLERGLPAKREITFENELFGDKTFLLYVEPVFSKDGETIGVNHMGMDITDQVRRREKMAKLREEIAVQKAKEEELNKTINITEETMRTKQMLATMSHEIRSPLSVVISMAEILSTTKLDKDQKQLLGVMLSSADLVLQLINDILDHSKGVMKLETTKFRPREVINDVLQTATASLKKKLILEGHVADDVPLEIIGDVLWIRQILTNLISNAIKFTHQGKVEINLYVISDPYPQHEPKKINTDDSSISAKNNGHEENEPDSHETVVWIRCDVKDTGIGIPETVLPNLFKKYTQASANTARKYDGTGLGLAICKQLVELMGGHLTVSSKEHCGSTFTFDLPHKVSHPWFR, translated from the exons ATGGAGGATGATCATGTTGAAGATACAGAGGTTGAAGTCCTCTCTTCAACGTGGCCTGAAGACATTAATGAAGCTGGAAAAAAGTTCAGTGTAGAAAAACCAGGACTCCATGAAGATATGTTAGAGGATGTTGCATTCATTGAAGAGCCTAGTATAGTTGACTTCACAAGGTTAGTAGAACTCACAAGTTACAGTGAAAAGGGGTCCTCACAGTTAGCTTACCTGGTAAAAAACTGGGAATATAAACAAGAAAATGCTGTGAGACTTTTGAGGGAAGAGCttgaaaacttgagaaaacaacAACATGAAGTTAAGCTTAAAAATTTAGATATCTTTGAACAAAATCGTTTTGAAGGTGATAAACGTCCGGTTTCTGTGCTGGATGAAGgttatgaaaattttcaagatGTACCCGAGAAAATAAATGATGTTATTGCTGAAGATAAACGGGTAGAAATAGATGCTGAATATGATACAGTTATATATTGGAAGCAAAAGGCATTGCATTTGGGAAAATTGTTGGAAGAAAGTGTTGAGAGAGAACATATTCTTTTGGAGAAGTTGGAGGAAAGCATTGAGAATCTTGAAAAACAATCATCGCCTGTTGAAGAACTGTCCCAGATCTTGAAAAGAGCTGATAATTTTTTACATTTTGTTCTTCAAAATGCACCCGTTGTTATTGGCCATCAG GACAATGAGTTGCGATATCGCTTCATTTATAATCATTTTCCAAGTTTACAAGAAGAG GATATAATCGGGAAAACAGATGAGGAAATATTCAAAGGTGGTGGTGTAAAGGAATCCCAAGACTTCAAAAGAGAAGTTCTTGAAAGAGGATTACCAGCAAAAAGAGAAATTACTTTTGAAAACGAATTATTTGGtgacaaaacatttttattaTATGTTGAACCTGTTTTCAGCAAAGATGGAGAAACAATTGGTGTTAATCACATGGGCATGGACATCACTGATCAG GTTAGAAGGAGAGAAAAGATGGCAAAACTCCGGGAAGAAATAGCTGTGCAGAAGGCTAAAGAGGAAGAACTTAATAAAACCATTAATATTACAG aGGAAACTATGAGAACGAAACAAATGTTGGCAACCATGTCACATGAGATAAGATCTCCATTATCTGTGGTCATTAGCATGGCAGAGATTTTATCAACTACAAAACTCGATAAGGATCAAAAACAACTCTTGGGTGTTATGTTATCTTCTGCTGATTTAGTTCTTCAACTTATAAATGACATTCTTGATCATTCCAAAG GAGTTATGAAGCTGGAAACTACAAAATTCAGGCCTAGAGAAGTAATCAATGATGTTCTTCAAACTGCTACTGCATCATTGAAAAAGAAGCTGATTTTGGAAGGACACGTAGCAGATGATGTCCCATTGGAG ATTATTGGTGATGTTCTATGGATTCGACAGATTCTCACCAACTTGATCAG CAATGCTATTAAGTTTACTCACCAAGGGAAGGTCGAGATAAATCTATATGTAATATCAGATCCATATCCTCAACATGAACCGAAGAAGATAAACACAGATGACTCATCGATCTCAGCAAAAAACAATGGGCATGAGGAGAATGAACCTGACTCGCATGAAACGGTAGTCTGGATACGCTGTGATGTTAAAGATACAGGAATCGGAATACCAG AAACTGTATTGCCGAATTTATTCAAAAAATACACGCAAGCCAGTGCAAATACAGCTAGGAAATACGATGGGACTGGATTAGGTTTAGCGATCTGCAAACAATTG GTTGAGCTGATGGGAGGTCATCTGACTGTATCGAGTAAAGAACATTGTGGATCTACATTTACTTTCGATTTACCTCATAAAGTTTCACATCCGTGGTTCAGATGA
- the LOC111911535 gene encoding histidine kinase 5 isoform X1, with the protein MEDDHVEDTEVEVLSSTWPEDINEAGKKFSVEKPGLHEDMLEDVAFIEEPSIVDFTRLVELTSYSEKGSSQLAYLVKNWEYKQENAVRLLREELENLRKQQHEVKLKNLDIFEQNRFEGDKRPVSVLDEGYENFQDVPEKINDVIAEDKRVEIDAEYDTVIYWKQKALHLGKLLEESVEREHILLEKLEESIENLEKQSSPVEELSQILKRADNFLHFVLQNAPVVIGHQDNELRYRFIYNHFPSLQEEDIIGKTDEEIFKGGGVKESQDFKREVLERGLPAKREITFENELFGDKTFLLYVEPVFSKDGETIGVNHMGMDITDQVRRREKMAKLREEIAVQKAKEEELNKTINITEETMRTKQMLATMSHEIRSPLSVVISMAEILSTTKLDKDQKQLLGVMLSSADLVLQLINDILDHSKGESGVMKLETTKFRPREVINDVLQTATASLKKKLILEGHVADDVPLEIIGDVLWIRQILTNLISNAIKFTHQGKVEINLYVISDPYPQHEPKKINTDDSSISAKNNGHEENEPDSHETVVWIRCDVKDTGIGIPETVLPNLFKKYTQASANTARKYDGTGLGLAICKQLVELMGGHLTVSSKEHCGSTFTFDLPHKVSHPWFR; encoded by the exons ATGGAGGATGATCATGTTGAAGATACAGAGGTTGAAGTCCTCTCTTCAACGTGGCCTGAAGACATTAATGAAGCTGGAAAAAAGTTCAGTGTAGAAAAACCAGGACTCCATGAAGATATGTTAGAGGATGTTGCATTCATTGAAGAGCCTAGTATAGTTGACTTCACAAGGTTAGTAGAACTCACAAGTTACAGTGAAAAGGGGTCCTCACAGTTAGCTTACCTGGTAAAAAACTGGGAATATAAACAAGAAAATGCTGTGAGACTTTTGAGGGAAGAGCttgaaaacttgagaaaacaacAACATGAAGTTAAGCTTAAAAATTTAGATATCTTTGAACAAAATCGTTTTGAAGGTGATAAACGTCCGGTTTCTGTGCTGGATGAAGgttatgaaaattttcaagatGTACCCGAGAAAATAAATGATGTTATTGCTGAAGATAAACGGGTAGAAATAGATGCTGAATATGATACAGTTATATATTGGAAGCAAAAGGCATTGCATTTGGGAAAATTGTTGGAAGAAAGTGTTGAGAGAGAACATATTCTTTTGGAGAAGTTGGAGGAAAGCATTGAGAATCTTGAAAAACAATCATCGCCTGTTGAAGAACTGTCCCAGATCTTGAAAAGAGCTGATAATTTTTTACATTTTGTTCTTCAAAATGCACCCGTTGTTATTGGCCATCAG GACAATGAGTTGCGATATCGCTTCATTTATAATCATTTTCCAAGTTTACAAGAAGAG GATATAATCGGGAAAACAGATGAGGAAATATTCAAAGGTGGTGGTGTAAAGGAATCCCAAGACTTCAAAAGAGAAGTTCTTGAAAGAGGATTACCAGCAAAAAGAGAAATTACTTTTGAAAACGAATTATTTGGtgacaaaacatttttattaTATGTTGAACCTGTTTTCAGCAAAGATGGAGAAACAATTGGTGTTAATCACATGGGCATGGACATCACTGATCAG GTTAGAAGGAGAGAAAAGATGGCAAAACTCCGGGAAGAAATAGCTGTGCAGAAGGCTAAAGAGGAAGAACTTAATAAAACCATTAATATTACAG aGGAAACTATGAGAACGAAACAAATGTTGGCAACCATGTCACATGAGATAAGATCTCCATTATCTGTGGTCATTAGCATGGCAGAGATTTTATCAACTACAAAACTCGATAAGGATCAAAAACAACTCTTGGGTGTTATGTTATCTTCTGCTGATTTAGTTCTTCAACTTATAAATGACATTCTTGATCATTCCAAAGGCGAGTCAG GAGTTATGAAGCTGGAAACTACAAAATTCAGGCCTAGAGAAGTAATCAATGATGTTCTTCAAACTGCTACTGCATCATTGAAAAAGAAGCTGATTTTGGAAGGACACGTAGCAGATGATGTCCCATTGGAG ATTATTGGTGATGTTCTATGGATTCGACAGATTCTCACCAACTTGATCAG CAATGCTATTAAGTTTACTCACCAAGGGAAGGTCGAGATAAATCTATATGTAATATCAGATCCATATCCTCAACATGAACCGAAGAAGATAAACACAGATGACTCATCGATCTCAGCAAAAAACAATGGGCATGAGGAGAATGAACCTGACTCGCATGAAACGGTAGTCTGGATACGCTGTGATGTTAAAGATACAGGAATCGGAATACCAG AAACTGTATTGCCGAATTTATTCAAAAAATACACGCAAGCCAGTGCAAATACAGCTAGGAAATACGATGGGACTGGATTAGGTTTAGCGATCTGCAAACAATTG GTTGAGCTGATGGGAGGTCATCTGACTGTATCGAGTAAAGAACATTGTGGATCTACATTTACTTTCGATTTACCTCATAAAGTTTCACATCCGTGGTTCAGATGA
- the LOC128132928 gene encoding uncharacterized protein LOC128132928, producing MSVVSESTMSNESSSNPIPPTQTGEYQNLQPSFKLNGRNYIVWSQIVRTFLKGKGKLSHLTGPIPREDDPSFAAWDVEDSSIMSWLWNSMQPEISGTCMFLTTAKDIWDTIKQMYSKVHDAALVYEIKTKIHSTKQGLSVTDYYNKMKILWLELDYYHNIKMKCSDDAAMMLKFVQGERVYEFLAGLNVEHDQIFGQQRKPLLQPLQEIRTHKRKLLEATRKGATRNNHQMQSQPGNHQANVVQGQQKDVTTAEIQEINGLNREEIEKLRSFLTIIDKPIGSCSMAQSGNKKIKTADGTLISIAGKGTVKPTPTMTLHSVLHVPKLSVNLLSIKQDLKTGKMIGHAKEEDGVYYLDTNSGGLRSSFLSKAYLSLTLSANKAQIWLHHVQMGHPSFALIKTMFPFLFKNLNVNEFNCEMILTQFGVCIKHIRSDNGTEYFNQVMSPFLTTKGIIHESSCIATPQQNGIAERKNHHLLEITRALLFEKKVPKFYWGEAVCTAAYLINRLPSRVLQGRSPIDVLSEHFPDLKHSSLPLKTFGCVSYVHIQQKDQLSKLDPRALKTIFLGYSSTQKGYKCYHPSSRKTYVSKHVTFLENQGFYDQVCVPRESSIDDNTLEFLSFDLSTPNQPTPTQTPETQPVNLKETQSQPESISSPPDHHPTKSTETDSK from the exons ATGTCTGTCGTCTCCGAATCCACCATGTCTAATGAATCAAGTTCAAACCCAATCCCACCAACACAAACCGGAGAGTATCAAAATTTACAGCCATCATTCAAACTCAATGGCCGCAACTACATAGTTTGGTCTCAAATTGTccgaacctttctgaaaggaaaaggAAAACTTAGCCACCTGACTGGTCCTATACCGAGGGAAGATGACCCCTCATTTGCTGCTTGGGATGTTGAAGACTCATCAATCATGTCGTGGTTGTGGAACTCAATGCAACCTGAGATTAGTGGTACCTGCATGTTCCTGACAACAGCCAAAGACATTTGGGATACCATCAAACAAATGTATTCCAAAGTTCATGATGCTGCCTTAGTATATGAGATCAAAACCAAAATTCACTCAACCAAACAAGGTCTCTCTGTTACAGATTATTACAACAAAATGAAGATTTTGTGGCTTGAGCTCGACTACTACCACAACATAAAGATGAAATGCAGTGATGATGCTGCAATGATGCTAAAGTTTGTTCAAGGAGAACGAGTCTATGAATTTCTAGCAGGACTTAATGTCGAACATGACCaa ATCTTCGGTCAGCAAAGAAAGCCTCTATTGCAACCATTGCAAGAAATCAGgacacacaaaagaaaattgttGGAGGCTACGAGGAAAGGGGCAACGAGGAACAACCACCAAATGCAGTCTCAACCTGGAAATCATCAAGCTAATGTTGTCCAAGGACAACAGAAGGATGTCACAACTGCTGAGATTCAAGAAATCAACGGGTTAAATAGAGAAGAGATTGAGAAACTTCGCAGCTTCCTCACCATAATCGATAAACCAATAGGTTCATGCTCTATGGCTCAGTCAG gaaacaaaaaaataaaaactgccGACGGAACTTTAATTTCTATTGCTGGAAAAGGAACCGTCAAACCCACTCCAACCATGACTCTTCATTCGGTTTTACATGTCCCAAAATTATCAGTCAATTTACTTTCTATTAAGCAG GATCTGAAAACGGGGAAGATGATTGGGCATGCTAAGGAGGAGGATGGGGTTTATTACCTGGACACAAATAGTGGTGGTCTTAGAAGTAGTTTCCTTTCTAAAGCTTATTTGTCTTTAACTCTTTCTGCCAATAAGGCTCAAATTTGGCTTCACCATGTTCAGATGGGTCATCCATCTTTTGCACTAATAAAAACAATGTTTCCTTTCTTGTTTAAAAATCTGAATGTCAATGAATTCAATTGTGAA ATGATTCTCACTCAATTTGGAGTATGCATTAAACATATTCGATCCGACAATGGTACCGAATATTTTAATCAAGTTATGTCTCCATTCCTCACTACAAAGGGTATCATTCATGAATCCTCTTGTATTGCAACCCCGCAACAAAATGGGATTGCAGAGAGAAAAAACCATCATCTTTTAGAAATAACTCGGGCCCTTCTATTCGAAAAAAAGGTTCCTAAATTTTATTGGGGAGAAGCAGTTTGCACAGCTGCGTATTTGATCAATCGATTACCCAGTAGAGTCCTTCAAGGTCGATCCCCTATTGATGTTCTTTCTGAACATTTTCCAGACCTTAAACACTCATCCCTTCCATTAAAAACATTCGGGTGTGTTTCTTATGTTCACATTCAACAAAAAGACCAATTGAGTAAACTTGATCCGAGAGCCttaaaaaccatttttcttggatATTCTTCTACACAAAAGGGGTACAAGTGTTATCATCCAAGTTCTCGAAAAACCTATGTCTCCAAACATGTCACATTTCTTGAAAACCAAGGGTTCTATGATCAAGTTTGTGTTCCAAGAGAGTCTAGCATAGATGACAATACTCTAGAATTTCTTTCTTTTGATTTATCTACTCCAAATCAGCCAACTCCAACTCAAACACCCGAAACCCAACCAGTAAACTTAAAAGAAACGCAATCCCAGCCTGAATCCATCTCAAGTCCACCTGATCATCATCCCACCAAATCAACCGAAACTGATTCTAAATAA